Within the Emticicia oligotrophica DSM 17448 genome, the region CCGTGCATGATGCAAATTACTGCTTTTGTAGGTTGTGTTGACTCCCATTTTTTGCCATAAATATTGAGTCCATCAGAGGATTTCCAAGATAATTCGGTAGTGTTCATAAGGTTTTTAGAATAGATTGATGGTTAAAGATATGAAAAACAAATCATAAGTTGATGTATGTTTGTGGCTTGGGTTGGTTTATTTATATTTGTGGGGGAAAAGCAAAGTTCAGGTGTGATGTAATGATTAAAGTTGAAAGTAAAATATTGTCCGATTATAAATTTATCGACTTATTTGCAGGGATAGGTGGTTTTCATATTGCTTTGTCATCGTTTGGTGCTTCATGTGTTTTTGCCTCAGAATGGGATAAATACGCAGCCGATAGCTATGAAGCAAACTTTAACCAAAGACCGGTCGGAGATATTACTCAAATAAATGAAATTGATATTCCTAAACACGATATTTTATGTGCAGGCTTTCCATGTCAATCATTTTCTATTTCGGGTAAACAAATGGGGTTTGAGGACATTAGAGGTTCACTTTTTTTTGATATTGTTCGCATTATAAATTTTCATAAGCCGAAGGTAGTTTTCTTAGAAAATGTTAAAAACTTGGTTAATCATGATGAAGGCCGAACTTTAAAAGTTGTTATATATACACTTGAAAGTGTTGGTTATAAAGTTTTTACAAAGATATTAAACTCAAGTAATTTTGGTTTGCCGCAAAACCGAGAGAGAATTTATATTGTTGCATTTCTCACAAATATCGATTCAAATGGCTTTTCATTTCCAAAGCCTACTAACGAACCTACTTCAGTAGAGGAGATTTTAGAAACAAATCCAGTTGACGTAAAATTTATTGAGCGAGATGATATTCAGTTTTACAAAACGTATTTATTTCAAGATACACTTTTCGGGAAAACTAAAATCAACAAACCTCTGCAAATTGGTAAAGTAAATAAAGGTGGACAAGGTGAACGTATTTACGACATACGTGGTCATGCAATTACACTTTCTGCACACGGAGGCGGAATTGGAGCAAAAACAGGGTTATATTTTATAAATGGTAAAATTAGAAGATTAACTACAAGAGAATGTGCCAGAGTGCAGGGGTTTCCAGAAGACTTTAAAATAACCCCAAATACTTCACAAGCATACAAACAATTCGGTAATAGCGTATCGATTAATGTTTTGCAAAGAATAATGATAGAAGTTCAGAAAATTTTACTTAAAAATGAACAAAGAACAATTAAAAGGTTCACAAACAGCAAGGAATGGGTTTCTTAACGAGG harbors:
- the dcm gene encoding DNA (cytosine-5-)-methyltransferase, translated to MYVCGLGWFIYICGGKAKFRCDVMIKVESKILSDYKFIDLFAGIGGFHIALSSFGASCVFASEWDKYAADSYEANFNQRPVGDITQINEIDIPKHDILCAGFPCQSFSISGKQMGFEDIRGSLFFDIVRIINFHKPKVVFLENVKNLVNHDEGRTLKVVIYTLESVGYKVFTKILNSSNFGLPQNRERIYIVAFLTNIDSNGFSFPKPTNEPTSVEEILETNPVDVKFIERDDIQFYKTYLFQDTLFGKTKINKPLQIGKVNKGGQGERIYDIRGHAITLSAHGGGIGAKTGLYFINGKIRRLTTRECARVQGFPEDFKITPNTSQAYKQFGNSVSINVLQRIMIEVQKILLKNEQRTIKRFTNSKEWVS